A genomic segment from Candidatus Poribacteria bacterium encodes:
- the thrC gene encoding threonine synthase, whose protein sequence is MNYLCNECRKTYKISPLRYKCTCGSALNLVADSRILPNAQVPAAMSLWRYREALPIDAETDIVTLGEGMTPLMPLDVDEPEHFVKLDYLCPTGSYKDRGASVLLTHLKALGVESVVEDSSGNAGAAIAAYSARAGIHCTIYCPESTSQGKLKQISAYGAELKLVPGNRMATTEAVKLAAETTCYASHNWHPFFLEGTKTLAYEIVEQLGWRAPTHVLCPVGFGSIYLGLFIGFRELKTQGIIEKIPRLLGVQPDVCCPVYNAYTEDTPSITRMAQTGETLAEGITAELPIRGDNILEALRSTNGAFTTVDDTDIKAGLKTLAAKGIYVEPTSAVVVRAYQKFKREGIIATGDQVVSILTGIGLKASSVL, encoded by the coding sequence AACCTCGTTGCGGATTCACGTATCTTGCCGAATGCACAGGTCCCAGCGGCGATGTCGCTCTGGCGGTATCGCGAGGCACTGCCGATTGACGCAGAGACAGATATTGTCACACTCGGTGAAGGCATGACACCTCTCATGCCGCTTGATGTTGACGAACCTGAACACTTCGTAAAATTGGATTATCTCTGTCCGACAGGTTCCTATAAGGACAGAGGGGCATCTGTCCTGCTCACACATCTCAAAGCACTTGGGGTTGAGAGCGTTGTTGAGGATTCATCTGGTAATGCAGGCGCAGCAATAGCCGCCTACAGCGCGAGGGCAGGTATCCACTGCACCATCTACTGCCCTGAGTCCACCTCGCAAGGCAAATTAAAACAGATTTCTGCCTACGGTGCCGAACTGAAATTGGTGCCGGGAAACCGCATGGCAACCACAGAAGCAGTCAAACTCGCAGCGGAAACCACCTGCTACGCATCCCACAATTGGCACCCGTTTTTCTTGGAAGGCACAAAGACATTGGCGTATGAAATCGTTGAACAACTCGGATGGCGTGCCCCAACACACGTCTTATGTCCCGTCGGATTCGGAAGTATCTATTTAGGACTCTTCATCGGATTCCGTGAGTTAAAGACCCAAGGCATCATTGAAAAAATACCGAGACTCCTTGGCGTTCAGCCCGATGTCTGCTGTCCGGTCTACAATGCATACACTGAAGATACACCATCTATCACGAGAATGGCACAAACTGGAGAAACGCTTGCGGAAGGCATCACTGCTGAACTTCCTATCCGAGGCGACAACATTTTGGAGGCACTTCGCTCTACAAACGGCGCATTTACCACCGTTGACGATACAGACATCAAAGCAGGACTGAAAACACTCGCAGCCAAAGGGATTTATGTTGAACCAACTTCTGCTGTGGTCGTTCGCGCGTATCAAAAGTTTAAACGAGAAGGAATCATAGCCACGGGGGACCAAGTGGTGTCAATCCTTACCGGTATCGGTTTAAAGGCAAGCAGTGTCTTGTAG
- a CDS encoding phosphodiester glycosidase family protein, whose product MMTENRPYLTRLITVCVLILLFILVISALRARENRFFRIGATNSQNREVLPDTVNRRDELQSDRWRDGFRLLRYWWIGGAAVYIAEMDRTAENLQFAVALSNNQILGRETVTDATRRLTKRQELSFAGVNGSFGIREDNRGRGGMMFNLHIQNGELVTIPIRLDRWGYSPPSAWGETSFGVTPDGEFLLDAVKLNGKLRIAGDVLPIDAVNQICDSVCPVVLFTPRFGRRTLTRRCYEFTLRQIKLPLTGRYTSRFVVTAVNPRGNSVIPSDGVVLAIEPRLARDWASKITKSTAGTLEIALTPKKWQSVQQGIGGNLRLVRDGKVEPELLKFGQSGGRSARSHRNGASRHPRSALGFNDEKLFLIAVDGRQPGYSMGMTLYDMGKFFSELGIKHAINFDGGSSSTLWALGRVANSPAHGYERRIFNVAMIRARKK is encoded by the coding sequence ATGATGACTGAAAACAGACCTTACCTCACAAGATTAATTACGGTATGCGTGCTTATTCTGCTTTTTATTTTAGTGATTAGCGCGTTGCGTGCCCGAGAAAATCGGTTTTTCCGTATCGGTGCTACCAACAGCCAAAATCGAGAGGTACTTCCGGACACCGTCAACAGGCGCGATGAACTCCAAAGCGACAGATGGCGTGACGGATTTCGGCTGCTCCGTTATTGGTGGATAGGCGGTGCAGCGGTTTATATCGCAGAGATGGATCGCACGGCGGAAAACCTCCAATTCGCTGTTGCGCTTTCTAACAACCAGATTTTAGGACGCGAAACCGTCACCGATGCCACGAGACGGCTCACGAAAAGACAGGAACTGTCCTTCGCCGGTGTCAATGGAAGTTTCGGTATCCGCGAGGACAACCGCGGACGTGGCGGTATGATGTTCAATCTGCATATTCAGAACGGTGAACTCGTCACTATTCCGATACGCCTTGACAGATGGGGGTATTCACCACCATCGGCATGGGGTGAAACGAGTTTCGGCGTAACGCCTGACGGAGAGTTCCTCTTGGATGCGGTGAAACTCAATGGTAAGCTTCGGATCGCTGGTGATGTGCTTCCAATTGACGCGGTGAATCAAATCTGTGATTCCGTATGCCCTGTTGTGCTGTTTACGCCGCGTTTTGGACGCAGAACGCTAACACGCCGATGCTACGAGTTCACACTCAGGCAAATCAAACTTCCACTTACGGGAAGGTACACCAGTAGATTCGTCGTCACCGCCGTCAATCCGCGGGGCAACAGCGTTATTCCGTCCGATGGTGTCGTCCTTGCGATTGAACCCCGCTTGGCGCGCGATTGGGCAAGCAAAATAACCAAATCTACAGCAGGCACACTGGAGATTGCCCTCACGCCTAAAAAATGGCAAAGCGTTCAGCAGGGAATCGGTGGAAACCTACGACTCGTCCGAGATGGCAAGGTTGAACCTGAACTCCTCAAATTCGGGCAATCAGGTGGTCGCAGCGCACGGAGTCATCGTAACGGCGCGTCTCGCCACCCGCGCAGTGCCTTAGGATTCAACGACGAGAAACTCTTCCTCATTGCTGTTGATGGCAGACAACCTGGATATAGCATGGGGATGACGCTTTACGATATGGGCAAGTTTTTCAGCGAACTCGGCATCAA